The Acidobacteriota bacterium genome window below encodes:
- a CDS encoding co-chaperone GroES, with product MAIKIRPLQDRVVVRRLEEKEQIKGGIVIPDSAKEKPQEGEVLAVGDGKILNTGTRVAMDVKVGDRILFGKYSGSEIKLDGEELLIMREEDILGILNTGKK from the coding sequence ATGGCAATAAAGATTCGTCCCCTGCAGGACCGTGTCGTAGTCCGCAGACTAGAAGAGAAGGAACAGATCAAGGGTGGGATTGTCATCCCGGACTCGGCGAAAGAGAAGCCCCAGGAGGGTGAAGTTCTCGCCGTGGGCGATGGCAAAATCCTCAACACGGGCACGCGCGTGGCCATGGACGTGAAAGTCGGCGACCGCATCCTGTTCGGCAAGTACTCCGGCTCGGAAATCAAGTTGGATGGCGAAGAACTGCTCATCATGCGCGAAGAAGATATTCTTGGCATCCTGAACACCGGCAAGAAATAG